The following are encoded together in the Pseudoalteromonas piscicida genome:
- a CDS encoding YgjV family protein, giving the protein MFLLSQVLVTVAVLLDLASFQFMKRQQVLLALSLSTALTAIHFYLLDAMAGALLMAVASFRYLVFIKSQSKRLLIGFLLLNTVPPLVHLNANYELYAVFGSILLTLGAFIREQVAFRCVMMLGTVCWLIHNCYVDSPMAIVLESTFLVSNLIGLGRIYMKRKTSKLKAE; this is encoded by the coding sequence ATGTTTTTATTATCTCAAGTTTTGGTTACCGTTGCTGTTTTACTCGATCTTGCCTCATTTCAATTTATGAAACGGCAGCAGGTGTTACTGGCACTAAGCCTGTCTACTGCACTCACTGCAATTCACTTCTATCTACTTGATGCAATGGCTGGTGCTTTGCTTATGGCGGTTGCGAGCTTCAGGTATCTCGTGTTTATCAAATCGCAGTCAAAGCGCTTACTTATCGGGTTTCTACTACTCAATACAGTGCCACCTTTAGTACACTTAAATGCAAATTATGAACTTTACGCTGTGTTTGGTAGTATTTTATTGACATTAGGGGCATTTATTCGCGAGCAGGTGGCATTTCGGTGTGTGATGATGTTAGGTACGGTGTGCTGGCTGATACATAATTGCTATGTCGACTCACCCATGGCGATTGTGCTAGAAAGTACTTTTTTGGTGAGTAATTTGATTGGGCTAGGGCGAATTTATATGAAACGTAAAACGAGTAAGTTGAAGGCTGAGTAA
- a CDS encoding ATP-binding protein has product MLVEATDSHWTIVYSDNGVGMDEAMQKTLFEPFVTTKRNQGGCGLGMHIVYNLVTQLLKGEIRCKTAKLQGVEITIKVPFKKITTEN; this is encoded by the coding sequence GTGTTAGTCGAGGCAACAGATAGCCACTGGACTATTGTATACAGCGACAATGGTGTCGGCATGGACGAAGCAATGCAAAAGACGCTGTTTGAACCGTTTGTAACAACAAAACGTAATCAAGGCGGATGCGGATTAGGCATGCATATTGTTTATAATTTGGTAACGCAACTTTTAAAAGGCGAGATCCGCTGTAAAACGGCGAAATTACAAGGTGTCGAAATTACGATAAAAGTACCATTTAAGAAAATAACGACCGAAAATTAA
- a CDS encoding ligand-binding sensor domain-containing protein, with product MTLLKRMYLFVVPYSTLKWFCVLLLLLLPSFPCAASFPEFSDTAQVMRRYDYNSGLTQVTITAITQDQLGYIWVGTQSGLNRFDGHDFVQFEVKQNSKHHLSGGFITSLCHSGKYIWVGTSTGLSIYDTEAGTFRSILAAQNEAVGSDRVRKVACYGESVTVSTEEGDAYRVNYQTLTPEKLYLTGKFVREVQETRDAFVYLNADGLVSQPKDKVGANVLLEGEFKTLSLSHGRIFIVDADDKIISFDTQFNKVQWQKSVSAKVNLSIHQIKVRANEILVASNTGVFILDLQGNIKRHWYRRVEQYDGLQDNNVLSVQRDRNGDLWIGTESQGLHFFSQLSESFGHVGEQNFPHAPLGHPDVRNFALDSSERFWIGTSSGLYIYQKSSFIEAHRIFPSLSAIRGSFITQVKIYDDTLWVTTRGDGVVRYALTQGEISHLMPDSDNGPELSFNDVIEYQSQILVSSRTLGLMRYDEESKTLMQFFENRSDAPSHVSSFKVVGQDLWFGSIGEGLFKFSKGQLHNLSTEDGLKSNLVFMIDEDPWQRIWVASEAGISLVDKQMKVVRTIGEQEGLGNQAVWGLVYDDYEYMWLGTSGGLSRVNVMDFAIDNFLPIDGVQAHEFNYNAAWKAPDGRIFMGGAKGFNQFFPQNVSISNTARPILVSTIELLGEPLKPSLDGILTVAPELAGSLRLRYDQNIISLQYSSLDFGSEKLNFYYRIKGLSDKWLKLANGARQINLLQLEPGTYRVETYTVNRFNMQSPVHEFSIYIDAPIWWNAYSKTLYTLVMVLIIAAFVRARQRRYQQVLRDNQKMSALQERLELSLWASGDELWDWHVESGKIYRYSVNPRIDFSHLQDKLILDELDQFVHPKDCVLLEERLQSCVDGREDVYELSIRVKDQQGEWIWVLDRGKVVARDDNGRATRIAGALKDIADLKAHQQALQSLNEQLEIKVAMRTDELYKKNQKLEQAMFELKQTQEDLIESEKMASLGVVVAGVAHEINTPLGIAITALSHNEDCLSELVEKLENKTLKQKDLVTSIDAQQEGYLLISRNLQRAESLISNFKQVAVDQSSEAERDINLLEYINDVFDSLKPLAKNKEVYLSIDGNAGVNLSTYPGAVYQIMANLFNNSIIHGFEGVPLARSAC from the coding sequence ATGACTTTACTCAAGCGCATGTATCTGTTCGTTGTACCATACAGCACACTGAAATGGTTTTGTGTGTTACTGCTATTGTTATTACCGAGCTTTCCTTGTGCAGCCAGTTTTCCCGAATTTAGCGATACAGCGCAGGTTATGCGCCGCTACGACTATAACTCTGGCCTCACTCAGGTCACGATAACTGCCATTACGCAAGATCAACTCGGGTACATTTGGGTTGGCACACAGTCAGGCCTAAATCGTTTTGATGGTCATGATTTTGTTCAATTTGAAGTAAAACAGAACTCCAAACATCACCTCTCAGGTGGCTTTATTACCTCGCTATGTCATAGCGGCAAGTATATCTGGGTCGGAACAAGCACTGGGCTTAGCATATACGATACTGAAGCGGGGACCTTTCGCTCTATTTTAGCTGCACAGAATGAGGCGGTGGGCTCCGACAGGGTTAGAAAAGTGGCCTGTTATGGAGAATCAGTCACTGTATCAACAGAAGAAGGTGATGCTTATCGAGTTAACTACCAAACTTTAACGCCTGAAAAACTCTATTTAACCGGTAAATTTGTTCGTGAAGTCCAAGAAACAAGAGATGCGTTTGTTTACCTCAATGCTGATGGTTTAGTCAGTCAGCCAAAAGACAAAGTCGGTGCGAACGTGTTGTTGGAAGGTGAATTTAAAACACTGTCGCTTTCCCATGGACGGATATTCATTGTTGATGCGGATGATAAAATCATTAGTTTCGACACTCAGTTTAATAAAGTGCAATGGCAAAAGTCGGTCAGCGCGAAAGTAAATCTTAGCATTCATCAAATTAAAGTAAGGGCGAATGAAATACTCGTCGCCTCCAATACGGGTGTGTTTATTTTAGACCTGCAAGGTAATATAAAACGGCATTGGTATCGTCGTGTAGAGCAATATGATGGACTACAAGACAACAATGTTCTGAGCGTTCAACGGGATAGAAATGGCGATTTATGGATTGGTACGGAATCACAGGGGCTGCACTTCTTTAGCCAACTGAGCGAGTCGTTCGGCCATGTGGGAGAACAAAATTTTCCGCACGCCCCTTTGGGGCATCCCGATGTCAGAAATTTTGCATTAGACAGTAGCGAGCGTTTTTGGATAGGTACGTCATCCGGTTTATATATTTATCAAAAATCGAGCTTTATCGAAGCGCATCGAATTTTCCCGAGTTTGTCTGCAATCAGAGGAAGCTTTATCACTCAAGTAAAAATTTATGATGATACCTTGTGGGTAACAACAAGAGGCGATGGTGTTGTTAGATATGCCTTAACTCAAGGGGAAATCAGTCATCTGATGCCAGACTCAGACAATGGCCCAGAGCTCAGTTTTAATGACGTCATTGAGTACCAATCACAGATATTAGTAAGTTCTCGGACGCTGGGTCTAATGAGGTACGACGAAGAGTCGAAAACCTTAATGCAGTTTTTTGAAAATCGTTCAGATGCGCCTTCACATGTGTCTTCGTTTAAAGTGGTCGGACAGGACTTATGGTTTGGTTCTATAGGTGAGGGCTTGTTCAAATTTAGTAAAGGTCAGCTTCATAACCTCAGCACGGAGGATGGCTTAAAGTCGAATTTGGTTTTTATGATAGATGAAGATCCTTGGCAACGTATCTGGGTTGCAAGTGAAGCGGGTATTAGTTTAGTTGATAAACAAATGAAAGTTGTTCGAACTATTGGTGAGCAAGAAGGACTAGGAAACCAAGCTGTATGGGGGCTAGTTTATGATGACTACGAATACATGTGGCTTGGTACCAGTGGTGGGCTGTCGCGCGTCAATGTAATGGACTTTGCCATTGATAACTTTTTACCCATTGATGGAGTACAGGCACATGAGTTTAACTACAATGCCGCGTGGAAAGCCCCTGATGGCCGAATTTTTATGGGCGGAGCCAAAGGCTTTAATCAATTTTTTCCTCAGAATGTATCAATTTCAAATACCGCGCGACCTATTTTGGTTTCCACTATCGAATTACTAGGCGAGCCATTAAAGCCAAGTCTAGATGGGATCCTCACGGTCGCACCGGAGCTTGCGGGTTCATTGCGGCTACGCTATGACCAAAATATTATATCGCTACAATATTCAAGCTTGGATTTTGGTTCTGAGAAGCTGAACTTTTATTACCGTATTAAAGGATTAAGCGACAAATGGTTAAAACTTGCAAATGGAGCACGGCAAATAAACTTACTCCAGCTTGAACCCGGCACCTATCGAGTAGAAACCTATACAGTGAACCGCTTTAATATGCAGTCACCCGTTCATGAATTTAGTATTTATATCGACGCACCAATTTGGTGGAATGCTTACTCGAAAACCCTATATACCCTAGTCATGGTGCTGATCATCGCTGCATTTGTTCGAGCGAGACAACGGCGCTATCAACAAGTACTGCGGGATAATCAGAAAATGTCTGCGCTACAAGAGCGGTTAGAGTTGTCATTGTGGGCGAGTGGTGATGAACTTTGGGATTGGCATGTTGAGTCGGGTAAAATTTATCGTTACAGCGTAAATCCAAGGATCGATTTTAGTCATCTCCAAGATAAACTCATCCTCGATGAACTTGACCAGTTTGTACACCCAAAGGATTGTGTGTTACTTGAGGAGCGTCTTCAATCCTGTGTCGACGGACGTGAAGACGTGTATGAACTGTCTATTCGAGTCAAAGATCAACAAGGAGAATGGATCTGGGTATTAGACAGAGGAAAAGTGGTGGCTCGAGATGACAATGGTAGGGCAACGCGGATAGCGGGGGCACTGAAAGATATTGCAGACTTGAAAGCACATCAACAAGCTTTGCAGTCGTTAAACGAGCAACTTGAGATAAAAGTCGCGATGCGCACCGATGAGCTATATAAAAAGAATCAGAAACTTGAGCAAGCAATGTTTGAGTTAAAGCAAACGCAAGAAGACTTAATTGAAAGTGAAAAAATGGCTTCTTTGGGTGTTGTGGTTGCGGGTGTTGCGCATGAAATCAACACCCCGTTAGGTATAGCTATCACCGCACTTTCGCATAATGAAGATTGTTTATCTGAGCTGGTAGAAAAGCTTGAGAATAAAACCCTTAAGCAAAAAGATTTGGTCACCTCCATCGATGCACAGCAAGAAGGCTATCTGCTGATCAGTCGCAATCTGCAAAGAGCAGAAAGCCTTATTAGTAACTTTAAACAAGTCGCAGTGGATCAATCAAGTGAGGCGGAGCGTGATATTAACCTGCTTGAATATATCAATGATGTATTCGACTCACTGAAACCATTGGCTAAAAATAAAGAAGTATATTTATCGATAGATGGGAATGCTGGCGTAAATCTCTCCACCTATCCAGGCGCGGTTTATCAAATAATGGCAAACCTATTTAACAACTCTATTATCCATGGGTTTGAGGGAGTGCCTCTGGCACGGTCAGCGTGTTAG
- a CDS encoding alkaline phosphatase D family protein, with the protein MVAQLNQLPQVLMGPQVRRAEQSKICIQLVTCEAVDISASLLAHQSRCEVETFQLGAACFLHFLMICSEEALPTGQLLEYQVLINGAVYKPDYLRYGESLSFAIPAKLNQILHGSCRNPHHHSKDSLHTADQWQEQQRELGELGADLCIFSGDQIYADDVAGAMLLAIHQLVARLGLFKETKLPVHLPADQQAQLYHRHLYLPKTPWQERSKFSPGYWFRKDEPHFSSVKAFNHLIFFEEFVACYLLNFSHLAWQLVNFDVLHYDGGNDKVRRIFESELDALKGFVETLPSAERLCANVPILMMFDDHDVTDDWNLTAKWEQAIANHKVSRRIISNGIISYWLFQGIGNDAFEYSGALTKEFNASLINNEWHFSAFDKKVRRFTHWHYCLDTFPKVVVLDTRTHRWRNEQDFNEPSGLLDWEMLMELQDTLIDHSAVLMVSPAPVFGVKAIETIQAIFNTFGEPLVVDVENWMAHEGAAKKLIEIFKRPDTPKETIILSGDVHYSFCFSVQARFGRHDNRIWQLTASGIKNEFPKPLINILDKMDTILYAKYSPLNLFTKRWQLSVSKHPSSLKKHGYLVSDSAISLVTLENGLLEKYELLHGSGIHSHFEL; encoded by the coding sequence ATGGTAGCACAACTTAATCAGCTACCTCAGGTGTTGATGGGCCCGCAAGTGCGGCGAGCTGAGCAAAGTAAAATTTGTATCCAGCTTGTGACTTGTGAAGCGGTGGACATCTCGGCTTCGCTATTGGCCCACCAAAGTCGATGTGAGGTTGAGACCTTTCAGCTCGGAGCAGCCTGCTTTTTACATTTTTTGATGATCTGCAGCGAGGAGGCATTGCCAACGGGGCAGCTTCTAGAGTATCAAGTGCTCATTAACGGTGCTGTGTATAAGCCAGATTATCTGCGTTACGGTGAATCGCTCAGCTTTGCGATACCGGCCAAACTGAATCAGATATTGCATGGCTCATGCCGTAATCCGCACCATCACTCCAAAGACAGCCTACATACTGCGGATCAGTGGCAGGAGCAGCAGCGCGAGCTTGGTGAGTTAGGTGCTGACTTGTGTATTTTTTCTGGCGATCAGATCTACGCAGATGATGTTGCTGGCGCCATGTTGTTGGCTATTCACCAACTTGTAGCGCGATTGGGTTTGTTTAAAGAAACTAAACTGCCAGTGCACCTACCTGCTGATCAACAAGCTCAGCTGTACCATCGTCACTTATATCTACCGAAGACGCCATGGCAAGAGCGCTCTAAGTTTTCGCCGGGCTATTGGTTTCGAAAGGATGAACCACACTTTTCAAGTGTTAAGGCCTTTAATCACCTTATTTTCTTCGAAGAGTTTGTTGCCTGTTACTTGCTAAACTTCTCTCATCTTGCTTGGCAATTGGTTAACTTTGACGTGCTTCATTATGACGGTGGCAACGATAAAGTTAGGCGAATATTCGAGTCTGAACTTGACGCCCTAAAAGGCTTTGTTGAAACGCTGCCTAGTGCTGAGCGGTTGTGTGCGAACGTGCCCATTCTGATGATGTTTGACGACCATGATGTGACCGATGATTGGAATTTGACGGCTAAATGGGAGCAGGCAATTGCGAACCATAAAGTGAGTCGCCGCATCATCAGTAATGGCATTATTAGCTATTGGCTGTTTCAAGGCATTGGTAATGATGCATTTGAATATAGTGGGGCGCTGACAAAAGAGTTTAATGCAAGCCTAATTAACAACGAATGGCACTTTTCGGCGTTTGACAAAAAAGTTCGTCGATTCACACATTGGCACTATTGTTTAGATACCTTCCCAAAAGTGGTGGTGCTAGATACCCGTACACATCGCTGGCGTAATGAACAAGATTTCAATGAACCGAGTGGTTTACTCGACTGGGAAATGTTGATGGAGCTGCAAGACACGCTTATCGACCACAGTGCAGTATTGATGGTAAGCCCAGCCCCGGTATTTGGAGTAAAGGCAATCGAAACCATACAAGCCATATTTAATACCTTTGGTGAACCGTTGGTGGTGGATGTGGAAAACTGGATGGCACATGAGGGGGCTGCGAAAAAGCTCATTGAAATTTTTAAGCGTCCAGATACACCTAAAGAAACTATTATACTCTCTGGAGACGTACATTATTCATTTTGTTTTTCGGTTCAGGCACGTTTTGGTCGTCATGATAACCGAATTTGGCAGTTAACTGCATCAGGGATAAAGAACGAATTTCCAAAGCCGCTTATCAATATCTTAGATAAAATGGACACGATTTTATACGCCAAATATAGCCCTCTGAATCTCTTTACGAAACGTTGGCAGTTATCAGTAAGTAAGCATCCTTCATCGCTGAAAAAGCATGGTTATTTGGTGTCTGACTCTGCGATTAGCTTAGTAACGCTTGAGAATGGCTTACTCGAAAAGTATGAACTACTGCACGGATCTGGGATCCACAGTCATTTTGAGTTGTAA
- a CDS encoding TatD family hydrolase: MIVDSHCHLDRLDFEKLGLSLEEVLSNARQKQVEHFLCVSVTLDQFPSMLEKIAHFDDVSASCGVHPLDQKDKLDVERLVRLASNDKVVAIGETGLDYYYSKDTHQVQQESFAGHIDVANQLQKPLIIHTRDAKADTIDIMRAHNAQNCGGVLHCFTEDWPMAKQALDLGFYISISGIVTFKNATALQEVVKQIPMDRLLIETDSPYLAPVPHRGKTNQPAYVQDVAYYIADLKGMSYKALAEQTTNNFYSLFNLVKRQDGSTT; the protein is encoded by the coding sequence ATGATTGTAGACTCTCACTGTCACTTAGATAGACTCGATTTTGAAAAGTTAGGCCTAAGCCTTGAAGAAGTACTCAGCAACGCGAGACAAAAACAAGTAGAACACTTTTTATGTGTTAGCGTGACGCTAGACCAATTTCCATCCATGTTAGAAAAAATAGCTCATTTTGATGATGTTTCTGCATCTTGTGGGGTACATCCACTGGACCAAAAAGATAAACTGGATGTTGAAAGGCTAGTGCGACTGGCAAGTAATGATAAAGTAGTTGCTATTGGTGAAACTGGGTTAGATTATTATTATTCAAAAGACACACATCAGGTACAGCAAGAAAGCTTTGCTGGACACATAGACGTAGCTAATCAGCTGCAAAAACCACTGATCATCCATACTCGCGATGCAAAAGCGGACACGATAGACATCATGCGTGCCCACAATGCGCAGAATTGCGGTGGCGTGCTGCACTGTTTCACCGAAGATTGGCCGATGGCAAAGCAGGCACTAGATCTTGGTTTTTACATTTCAATTTCGGGTATTGTGACGTTTAAAAATGCGACAGCGCTTCAGGAAGTCGTTAAGCAAATTCCGATGGATCGATTGCTTATTGAAACCGACTCACCTTATCTTGCACCCGTACCGCATCGTGGTAAAACTAACCAGCCTGCTTATGTACAAGACGTTGCATATTATATTGCTGACTTAAAAGGAATGAGCTACAAAGCGCTTGCAGAGCAAACCACGAATAACTTTTATTCTTTATTTAATTTGGTGAAACGCCAAGATGGTAGCACAACTTAA
- a CDS encoding PilZ domain-containing protein: protein MQELLADFEDLDELYRCYMPFLKSGGIFIKSNAHFDMGQELKLRVTLPDALEADEVDVVVAWLTPQGAQNSNPPGVGVAFVDAPALNDKINKLLGATLHSDKPTYTM from the coding sequence ATGCAAGAGTTACTTGCGGATTTTGAAGATTTAGATGAGCTATATCGTTGTTATATGCCATTTCTGAAATCCGGTGGCATATTTATCAAGTCCAATGCTCACTTTGATATGGGACAAGAGTTAAAGCTCAGAGTAACTTTGCCAGATGCCCTAGAAGCGGACGAAGTCGATGTGGTCGTTGCTTGGTTAACACCGCAAGGCGCGCAAAATTCTAATCCTCCTGGTGTTGGCGTTGCGTTTGTTGACGCGCCAGCTCTGAACGATAAAATAAACAAGCTTTTGGGTGCGACTTTGCATTCAGATAAACCAACTTACACCATGTAG
- the holB gene encoding DNA polymerase III subunit delta' → MNNLLPSWLNGSLSYLARAQQNSRLHHAQLLSGKKGVGKSLLASHLADALLCLHPQHLTACGQCKPCNLNLAGNHPDRLSIVPEGKSIGVDEIREITHFLNHSAQQGGNKVALIEQSHLMTHSAANALLKTLEEPNANRYLVVTSDDDSKLPATILSRCNKVAVHSPNQAEAAQWLAARNVACDFPWFDEFSLQPLIIEAWQQEGVLNDVTALYDAANQLTAESAQTVEKILLKQSAMSDVFARFLLKRLKGAMRQGNGLSFTQYQDLVNVVHRFMYEQKNVLGLNQNLSISNLLFALQKQL, encoded by the coding sequence ATGAATAATTTGCTTCCAAGTTGGCTCAACGGATCTCTGAGTTATCTTGCTCGGGCACAGCAAAATAGCCGCTTGCATCACGCTCAGCTGTTATCGGGTAAAAAAGGGGTGGGAAAGTCTCTGCTTGCGTCGCACTTAGCTGATGCACTCTTATGCTTACATCCACAACATTTAACTGCCTGCGGGCAATGTAAGCCGTGTAACTTGAATTTAGCCGGTAATCACCCAGATAGACTGAGCATAGTGCCAGAGGGGAAATCAATCGGGGTGGATGAAATTCGCGAAATTACGCATTTCTTAAACCATTCTGCGCAGCAAGGTGGCAATAAAGTCGCGTTGATTGAACAATCGCATTTGATGACCCATTCAGCCGCTAATGCGCTGTTAAAAACACTTGAAGAGCCAAATGCTAATCGTTATTTGGTCGTTACCAGCGATGATGACAGTAAATTACCTGCCACCATTTTGAGCCGTTGTAATAAAGTAGCGGTACACTCGCCCAACCAAGCAGAGGCTGCGCAGTGGCTGGCTGCTAGAAATGTCGCTTGTGATTTTCCTTGGTTTGATGAATTTTCTCTACAGCCATTGATTATCGAAGCGTGGCAGCAAGAAGGTGTGCTTAACGATGTGACAGCGCTTTATGATGCAGCGAATCAGCTAACGGCAGAGAGTGCGCAAACGGTTGAAAAGATATTATTAAAGCAAAGTGCAATGAGCGATGTATTCGCCCGTTTTTTACTCAAGCGTCTTAAAGGAGCGATGAGACAAGGCAATGGTTTGAGTTTTACGCAATACCAAGACTTAGTCAACGTAGTACATCGTTTTATGTACGAACAGAAAAATGTGTTAGGGTTAAATCAAAACCTTAGCATTTCAAATTTACTTTTTGCCTTACAAAAACAGCTATAA
- the tmk gene encoding dTMP kinase, which yields MKKGFMLVCDGSNGAGKTTVIAGLEAHLKQRGIEVVMTREPGGTEISEKIREIILDPSTPEMADMTELMLFGAARAQHVREKIIPALEQGKVVISDRFDAATFSFQHYARGLDLATITTINELALGGFRPDMNLILDLDPEEGLKRVKSRGEGLDRLEDEKQQFLLRAREGYLVQAKNEPTRFTVIDASQSKAQVLEQSIELLDSLIAKHLPVDSNE from the coding sequence ATGAAAAAAGGGTTTATGCTGGTCTGCGATGGCAGCAATGGCGCAGGAAAAACGACAGTTATTGCCGGACTGGAAGCGCATTTAAAACAGCGCGGTATTGAAGTTGTGATGACTCGTGAACCCGGTGGAACAGAGATCTCTGAGAAGATCAGAGAGATCATTCTTGACCCCTCAACCCCAGAAATGGCAGACATGACCGAACTCATGCTGTTTGGAGCCGCCCGTGCTCAGCATGTTCGCGAAAAGATCATTCCAGCACTTGAGCAAGGTAAGGTCGTTATTTCTGACCGATTTGATGCTGCAACATTTAGTTTTCAACATTATGCAAGAGGGCTCGATCTTGCCACCATCACAACTATTAATGAGCTTGCGCTCGGCGGTTTTCGCCCAGACATGAATTTGATTTTGGACTTAGACCCCGAAGAGGGCTTAAAGCGAGTAAAATCAAGAGGTGAGGGGTTAGATAGACTCGAAGATGAAAAGCAACAATTTTTGCTGCGTGCACGTGAGGGATATCTCGTTCAAGCGAAGAATGAACCTACTCGGTTCACAGTAATTGATGCCAGTCAAAGTAAAGCGCAAGTGCTTGAGCAAAGTATTGAACTGCTTGATAGTTTGATAGCCAAACACCTTCCCGTGGATAGCAATGAATAA
- a CDS encoding sugar ABC transporter substrate-binding protein — protein sequence MQGKILWLMFMLLFLVYSPVNARASEPLEIDVAVGLENFDFQPLFEEFSAKTGIKVNILAFNNNQLKSELLLYADALQLPDAVIIPSDYMGLSELQFSQVPESWLSKTLTQKVIKNSKVNGELKGVPIMYGNHLVLYYNRALVPHPITDLRTYAQQAIADKPTLGWNFYEMYWFVTFANALQPNLIQAGVPQLDTKAMRLAISNYQSLLNSGVIDADCVYQCLMNRFKTGKLDYFVNGIWAYRQLKDKLKDDLAIAPLPMWGNHRLRSLASSHVLAFPANGIESKKGPYLKLLVDFMQSQKVQDKLWDELNALPANGDSLAELTKRDDQALSQLIASLQETYPQPNEPIMAYVWEAMLKGLTRYLGGVYSVEETTQYMQFIVTKSGQNESKSQHR from the coding sequence ATGCAGGGTAAAATTCTTTGGTTGATGTTCATGTTACTTTTTCTGGTTTATAGCCCAGTAAATGCGCGTGCAAGTGAACCGCTAGAGATTGATGTCGCAGTAGGGCTAGAGAACTTTGACTTCCAGCCGTTATTTGAAGAATTCAGTGCGAAAACAGGTATTAAAGTTAATATTCTTGCCTTTAACAACAATCAGTTAAAAAGCGAATTATTGCTCTATGCAGATGCCCTACAACTGCCAGATGCGGTTATTATTCCCAGCGATTATATGGGATTGTCAGAGCTGCAATTTTCTCAAGTGCCAGAGTCTTGGTTGAGCAAAACCCTCACACAGAAAGTCATCAAAAACAGTAAGGTCAATGGTGAACTTAAGGGCGTGCCAATTATGTATGGCAACCACCTTGTTCTCTATTACAACCGTGCGCTTGTGCCACACCCGATTACGGACTTGCGAACCTATGCCCAGCAAGCAATAGCAGACAAACCAACATTAGGCTGGAATTTTTATGAAATGTATTGGTTTGTGACCTTCGCAAACGCGCTTCAGCCCAACCTCATCCAAGCCGGCGTGCCACAGCTCGACACCAAGGCGATGCGCCTCGCAATTTCAAATTATCAATCGCTCCTCAACAGCGGCGTAATTGACGCTGACTGTGTTTACCAATGCTTAATGAATCGGTTTAAGACCGGTAAGCTTGATTATTTTGTGAATGGAATTTGGGCATATCGTCAACTTAAAGACAAGCTTAAAGACGACTTAGCAATCGCGCCTTTACCGATGTGGGGTAATCATCGACTTAGGTCTCTAGCATCGTCTCATGTACTGGCTTTTCCTGCCAATGGCATAGAATCTAAAAAAGGCCCGTATCTAAAGCTGCTTGTTGACTTCATGCAAAGCCAGAAGGTACAAGATAAACTGTGGGATGAACTCAATGCGCTGCCAGCGAATGGCGACAGCTTAGCTGAACTTACGAAGCGCGACGACCAAGCGCTGTCTCAACTGATTGCCTCTTTGCAAGAAACCTATCCACAACCTAATGAGCCTATTATGGCCTACGTTTGGGAAGCCATGTTAAAGGGACTAACACGCTATTTAGGTGGTGTGTATAGTGTCGAAGAAACGACACAATATATGCAATTTATCGTCACAAAGTCGGGACAGAATGAAAGCAAATCGCAGCATCGTTGA